cacacattaaggaaatcatcaatgtgcattacaaggcaatccctaacttggaatccggaagggaagaggaaaagaggaaggtcaaagaacacattacgccgtgaaatagaagcagatatgaaaaggatgaataacaactggaacgaactggaaaggattgcccaggacatggttggatggagaatgctggtgagcggcctatgctcctcgacgaggggtaacaggcgtaagtaagtaattttaagTGTAACTGTTATTTACAATTTAAAATGGTGAATTGCTAATAccgtttttttcattttttttaaaatttagagACTAGGAACCATAAATCGTTTAAATCGTCCTCACAATTTTGTTTCACGAACTGTATTACGAATGGAATTGTGTAGTGCATGTGGTCGGCGCATTACTTTTGGTAAAGCTTCTTACAAATGCTTAGTTTGTCGTCTTGTAGTACATCCAGCGTGTCGACAACTGGTAATAGCCTAATTTTTCATATTTCTTCTGGTAACAAATTCGTATAACTTGACTCGTCTGTATAATTTAACGCTCCCTCTGCATAAAACAGTGTTTCTGTAAAGAAAATAAACTAAGTTCCTTACTTGAAAACTATTGGTAGAGCCGTAGCCAATGTCAAACTGGCATCAGAATTGACAACAATTTGTGTTTTTCAGGACTTTCCCATTCTCTCCACTTTTATTTGACTTCGCCATAGGCATTCTGTTAAAGATAACGTCGTTCTATTGTCTATTATTTACCAGGAGACTTACTTAtcaaattaaaatatgaaaataacgtGGTTTTGTTTGATAAGGGCACGAAATGTTGAGTCTTTTGAGGATCTTGAATACTGCGGGAGTATCTTTGGACTGCATTTCTTCTTGTTTAAACTCAAAACATCGCTGTAGGGACTGTTTTATGCCAATGATGAAACTGGTGATAAATTGTGTTATGCTTTCTCTTATTACAACCGAGCTACTGTTATTGCTTGGTATTCTGGGACTTTGTTTCACTCGACAGGTCCTCAAGTCAAAACACGATTGAACAAGAACGTAATTTTATCCCAAATAATAAGGTTAGATGAAAGTAAGAATCTcaataagaaaaacgttagtatatttataattttcacataagaTCCTAGAACTCCTCCAAGTATTCACTAGCGCTGGTTGGCTAAGAAATAACCAGTCAGAGTACCTCAACACAACCCCGCACCGAACATGTTTTATTCCAGTCTATACCCTGCTAACAAGAAGTAAGATAGTCAAGTTCGTGTATGTTGGAATTATTGAGTGAACATTGTCGAGGTTATGCGTAGGATACTGAGCAGAAATGACAGATCAGACAGATATAATCAAAATAGAGCTTGAGATTTTCGTTgttccaagttgccataccatctTAGCATAATCAGATGAAAATAACAGGAAAAACTAATTTTTGCTTCGCTTCTCTGTAGGCTAGTTTTTCTAATTATGTTGGTTTAataggctatatatatatacgactgtATTGCTCTGAATCTGTTGTCTACTTATGAGGTCATTGGAAACTGGAACTAACATTCAATTAACTACTGAATATTAAATGTATGATAATGTTTTGATATCAACGTGCTATTTATTCTAAGCCTATTATGTTGCAACTTGGAAATTTATCAGTAGATACGAAATCAGAAATTCGACTTTAAATGTTTACTGTACATATTATCAGTTCTCTTTAGAATATGAATTTATCTTTTTCCAACTATTTTCTGAAAATTTCCTATAGCTTATTCAAACTTGTGTACCACCAAGTGTACCACGCGCAAATTTCACTCCTCAAACAAGTCGCAATCTACCAACACCCCATCACGTTTCTGCGTACATTCCTATTTCACCACTAACACAACCTCAAACTCATGGTTATGGGGATCCATTACTTCCTAGTCCGACATttgcaaatcgaatgagatcgCGTAATTTAAGCTTGTCTTTATTATGTCCATCTGATCAGTTCCCACGAGTACCTGCACTGGTAATACATTGTGTGAATGAAGTTATGGCTCGTGGTATGAAAACTGTTGGACTCTATCGAGTCTCTGGTTCTGAAAAGCAAGTTCGAGGTatgtttggctgaagaatagCTTAAAACATAATTTATTGTAACATTCTTGCTGACAGGAtggttatattaattatcattagTGTATTGCGAAATTATGGGTATCTATTTGGTTGATTTGTTGTCTCTCGATTCAGCCAAGTGCATAACTCAAAGCTTATAAAAAACGTTTCATTTGTTGGGGTACAATTTGTCTGAATCTATTGTATTCGTCACGATTGTTGTTAATAAAATACCAACAACTGTTACGTTGTGCTGTCATCCGATTCTAATACTGATATAGAAGCTTCCTATACTAAAGCCTAAACAGCTACTTGAGTGATAAGACCACGAGGGAAAAGTAAACAAACACTGAAATGCAGAAATATGTGTAAACACATCCATCTTCGTCTTTTAGAAAAGAAAGTCAGATCTTGACCAATAGCATGCTCTCATCGTTTGATCCGTATGATTAGTCGAGCGTATCAAGTAGAATGTCGTATATTGTTGTTAGCTAATCGACATAAATGAAGTGAAGAATTTCGTTGCAAATTCTGTTCATTTTAACAACAAATGATTAGCATTATGCAATTTATTCAATTATCACAACTTTCATAGCTATGTTCTCAATcagaaataatatttttctttaGTAAGAGACGAGAATGATGTCATTTTAATAAGTACTTTCTAGATATTTCTTATGTAGTAAAGTTCTCTTACAgtagctagagacgttatcagatatggctcagaatagaagccagtggcgatcctgctgtaaccttcttttactttcttcatgaagagtggttataactttcttaactgaaataGTCTtatggttgtacatttcagttccccccatcattactcttctttttttcatccttttttttcttttatatatacgcatcttctccctttctcttcccattctcattgttttgtgtggctcatatgtatctggtgctcctttgtaccaatatgtatgtttaaataaataaataaatagtgttaGAAAACTTTTGTAGCCAAATATTTAACCCAATATTCATGTGAATaagtaatattcatttattgttcGGATAACATCGACCTATTTCAACAGTCTTTATGTACAATATTATCTAGAATTAAGAAGAAAGGATGATTACAGGCTGGTCTCTTAGTCTGTTATGCAAACGTGTACATGAATGGTTGATAGCTTATGCTAATCTAAACTTGGCGGCCTTCTTAAACATCTGGACTACCTGTTGCTGCCATCTAGACATTTCagcaacttatctaattttgtttgttttaatacatcattatggctattaatcacacaacctattcagatgcgtttctgaaaagtgtacaaccttcgTTGTAAAAGTTACAAAACGCCTAATCAGATGtattgtggttgctggcaatatgcagcggaaagaatgtacattattcatatgtcaattgactggactgctaacttctaactggcgatcagttaatatttgtcgtcaggatcgatgaagaagtaagaaacggaaacttgttgaaatactttgttctgagaattctatattgtactaaaaatataatattgaataaagctaataataataataaaaatgtttgtGTTTCTTGTAACATATGAAGTTAATTAATTTCAGTCAtagttatatatgtatacagTTTAGTTAACAtttcacgcgtatatagcctctaccagggaagtcctactcactgcattctcgtggctggggtgttgtttacgaaagtgagaggacgaaaagcgaatgtccggcgctttaaccgggttgatggacacggcgcgtccacctaggggagttggaaaaccctgattccaaaccaatggtgcacatgggctccagcatcctgaaggaacaaatggcgtatgaaccaattgttggtgaccggctaccatgggattgcatctcctcacgatgttccactgccttgtgagttagacctttaggtcaaagactccgggtgtggtctcctaagaaaaccacctgcttcagtttgggcacctgggcagtattacagccttcacacaaatctcatttgatttgtgaggcgcatatgtatgttGTGCTTCCTTGAACCAATAttgatgtgttcaaataaataataaataaaacatttcacaCATGGTTTACAAACTAATGAACTTGTTACCATTGTCTTAACTAAACTATTACATTTCTATTTACTACTGAAATGTTTCATATATTCCTTTCTgttttactgtatattagatTTATATGAAAAATTCCTACGCAGTCGAAGTACACCAAGTTTGGCATTAATTGAAGATATTCATGTAGTCTGTGgatgtttaaaattatttttaagaagTTTAGAAGAACCTTTGGTAACTTACCTTCAAAGACCAAATTTTGTTGGAGCTAGTGAACAGTATTCAACTAATCCAACAAAAGCATATGATTGTGTTTTGaatgttttaaaaaatttaccAACACCTAATCGACATACTTTGTCATTCATTATGCTTCACTTAAaggtaaaaatttattattcatcatGGATTGATTATTTAAGTTCTGTTTTAAGAAGATTGTTTTCTGAAGCTTACCCTCATCCTTAGGAAAGCGGTTTAACCACCAGCAGTGATAACTGTAGTCTCTAATGTCCATAGAACGGAACCGTTCTGGAAGGTGCATTGGGACTTGATTTCAGCAAAATGCTCCCTTCAGATATCTAGTATTTTCAACCTAGTTTTCTTACGATTCGTCTAGGCCAGCAGCTAAGTTATCATTAAAATCCAAATGTGAACATATTAATCCCTTCATTTCCCCTAAGCAAATCTTACCAGGATGATATTCAACAGTATTTTTCGTCTATTCGGAAAGCACGATTGATTTGAATTTGTAGCTTAGTTGCCTGCCAATTAAATTTCACAACCTGTGATAACTACAGGTATTTAGACTACATATTGAGTTCTAAGTAACGTGATTGTAGACCTTGAATAGCATGACTTAGAATCAGTTCAATTGGTGTAGATTCACTCATTACATCATCCAAATTTTCACCATACTTTGTACTTACATTTTTTGAATTAAAATAGGCTCTAATTTATTTAACATATTTTCTGTTGAATGTGATCAGTCTATTTCTGTACCAGGTTTTACATACTACCCATTTGTCTCTGTTCATCATGTTACTAGAGGCAAAAAAGTTTCTTATCATTTCTTCGCtacgtttttttcttcttcatagGCTGTGTCTAAAACACCACTATGTCAAATGGGTGAAGAGAATTTGGCAAAAGTTTTTGGTCCAACATTAGTTGGTTATTCTTGTCCAGAGCCTCAAGTTATGCAAGCTATCTCAGAAACAAAACCACAACAAGATGTAGGTTTATTCAACAATAGGacatttttgtttttctaacaTTAGTCCATCTGTATTAATAATGATCATTACTTCAGGGTTTTGTAGTGTTATATTTCTACACAAGATATTCAATTGAATTGATGATTAAACTTTTGAGTTTAACTAATCCTTATTACAGGATAAAGTTAACCAATGAAAGATTTCTTATCAGTGTAAACCAATCATCATTTCTATAATCtcgttgtttatttatttatttatttgaacacataaacattggtgcaaggaggcaccagatatatatgcgccacacttggtcattcgatttgtgtgagggctaggaTGCTGCCCGGgagcccaaaccaaagcaggtggttttcttagggggccattcCCTGAGCCTTTAACTTAGAAGTCTTATCTACAAGACAGTAGtccaacgttaggagatgcagtcccatgatagccggtgaccaacaataggctcatacgccatttgtcccctcaggattctGAAGCAtttgtgcaccattggtttggaatcagggtttcctaaCTCCTCtaagtggaccctccgtgtctaccaacctggttaaagcgccagacatccgcttttcgtcctctcaacttcgtaaacgaCACTCCCGCCGCGAGAACTAATTTAATCATCTGTAAGATTTGATTAAATATCTCACTTTGTGTGTTATTAAAACCATACATGGTGTTACATTGTTCAAATgagtaataatattttattattaatctacTCGTATAGACTAGAACAAGTTTAATTGAATAGTGTTTTGCTTCTTTAAAAAGTACAATGAAATATGACATGttggtatatgctacttatgctgacagatagATGTAGTATGTAGCCGCAATCGGAAGTGAAAGCTTGAATCGAAGAAGAACATAAAGGAATATGGGAAGCAATAAAAATAACAACAGACTTAAAGGAATAATAGAGCAGATCAACGACAACTGATAAATGtgcaaatgatttatttaatgtatgacTTTCATCTTTTACCAAGCCGCcgtgtaattttgcattaaacaataaattggctGTCCCCACCGAGTTTTCGTTCACTATAACATTACCGTATATTgtgatttatatatttttttcatctttCCAAAACTTCACTTTTTGTTTAGGTTCTACGATTACTTTTCAATATTTCTGACGATGTCTATTCATCATTCTTATCGGATTGGGATAATACTTCTGAAGAGAATAATGAACCACGTACAACTTACTTTACATCTTTAACTACAGATATGAATTCATCGGAATTAACACCTAattcatacaataataataacaataatagtaatcgaCTTTGTGACATTGGAGGATCTACTCGAAAAGGATTTTTACCCAACTTATTATCATCATTTCGAGATATGTCTAGTTAAAGTATAATTAGTAATAATACACACCTTTGTAGATTTATTTACTACCGTACTTTTTTGGTTACTTCTACTACAAAAGAAAAACATACATTATTAATTTCTAAACATTATTACATGTAGTTTCcttcattttaattattatattaCAATTGTAACTGACCATTAGTTCATTGTTTCACTTGATATGTCTTCTTCAGTATACTCAACGTGTCAACTGTTAGTGGtattttgaatattaataatcatTGACTACATTTTGTAGGTTCAATTGAATATTTTAtccagtattttcacagtttttTAAGTCATTGAAGTAAAAAGTTGGCAAAGAAAAGACAAAGGAGATAGTGCACAGAGTTCTAGATTCATCTTGTTACGTCcatgatctgtctacccacttttgTGCCGAGGATaatttgtctaatgtagattaagaccttgacgcgataggctggcTGGCTTAACCTTGAAGGCTAGTATGCGTTAGTTCGAAGTGGAGGTAGAGAGAccaaaactattctatccctgattgacTGACAAGCACGCGCGGGAGAGGGAAGACAAGATAAatggaacactactcgctttattccaaaatccgatctggtacccgaattCAGACAAGTGTAAAAAGatagatgaataaatagatgactaacccaaccacaacgtacaataattaggaaaatacaatgatGTCCAAAACTgtgggattagagtagaaattagagtacaaaaggttacgtttaaattacaatagctttggaacagaaaatgctatggcagtgaatcaaacgaaagcttatgatctgtagaatagactaggggcaaaagtaaatgttacagttttacaagctttgaattaaatgaaataacgtccccaaaagtaacttccgtagtttgttaaggcttcttgtttcgctgttcACATCACATCTGCACAACTGTAATCATTCTAAGACATGTTGCGTTAACTCTCAAACTACAAATCCCCATAATATATACAATTCTAAGCATGAAAGTTTATGTAGGTGCAGTTACGATTTTTTTTGAAATCCAATAATGAAAGAATCATGTAATTTGTGTGGATGTTCAGTTTCCTTTTGCATCTGAGTTCCAAATTAGTTTTATATTTAGAGGCATTGATTGTTGGAAAATCCAACGAGACATCATTCTCTACAAAGGGACGGGATATTTTACTATAAATACAGTATACTATTCTGCATCAAACTAAGAACCCAGTTATGTATGACACCGAATTAACATTGACAGTCCCCATTTTTGTATTTCACTAAAGGCCTGTTTTGTGATGTGCCGCAATATAAACCCTGTGTTAAGCCCTATATCTTAACCTTACAGCCAGTCATATATACATACACTTCATGTCTTTCATATATGTCAAGCACCACAATCTAACCAATAACACTAATGGTACAATTGTTGTCAAAGGCGAGTATGATCCAACCAACTGGAGCCTACTATGTTTCACAAAATGAACAGTCTTGCTGAAATTTAGAAATAGACCTACAATCCCCTAAATTTAATCAGGAGTGATATTTTTCATTATACTTGATCATATTAAGTTACGAAGTATGAGTTGGATAAGCATGGGTGTAATTCTATCTTACGCAATCTTAATATGACTAAATATTAGATGTGGAAAGTCATTGAAATCCATCGTGGAGCAATTACACCACCTTTTTATGATCATAGAACTGATTATTACAGTGTTCCAAGGCCTTTCACCGTGCGTTACCATTGGTCTTTTTCTGCATTATTCATTACTGTTGGACCAAATTTCTATTCCCTGTTGATTTCTCATGTCGCAACAAATTCAAACAATATACAATTGAAGCGAATGAGAACTCAGGTGGGAAAAATCAATTCActgtttaatgcaaaattacataGTGGCATAGTAAAATATGGAAATTACACattaaatgcttcatttgcacatctttcatcagttattatttatatactcCACTATCCCTCTAATTCTGTTGTTACTTCGACGCACGCAGAGTACCTTCCATCTCTCTCCATTGCAGTCTTCTGCTGACAGGTATTCCACTTCCGATAGCGACTGCTTACTATTTACATCTGTCAGTATAAGTAGCGTACAACACAATCCTTACAAGTTGACTATTCAAAATACCGCCATATCTCTTCAAGTTTGGCTAAATAAAAACTAATGCTTATCCCGCAACCACTTTTTCTCCTTCATTTCTATAAATGGCTCAGTTGTCATCATTGATAATTAGTAATGGCCAGTAGCAGGATACAGAACGAGCACTTTGACCAAATGTACTATCATCCTTGCATAGAACAGCGACCTCCCACAAACTAATGTACTTAAATATACAATCGTTCACGTTATTAACGCATGGAATGGCTTAAAATGAGTTAGTAAGCTATTAAAAGGTTTTTTGGTATCTAGTGATAGATCACAAAAACCAACTAACAGTAACGCATaataatagtgtggtgtgggctacttatatcgacataagtagtatatatcgtgaaTGAGGAATAGAATATGTGGCAGCAGAAGATCGacaagagaagaacagaaatataaagaaattggtgtggaaatcaaggaacaatgaagcctgagacaatta
This genomic interval from Schistosoma mansoni strain Puerto Rico chromosome W, complete genome contains the following:
- a CDS encoding putative rac gtpase activating protein codes for the protein MAAGRLIKRKNKSTSFQTLFDQILCRSEKLYKGSVKSDENILQLLDVLDNCRNKWKSTFIKLYSVLRVQKSEVKRLTNLQAHTQAMFEAEVQKRRRIERSRKSLERKINMIRQVLLVNDVDSARRHLDAIDLSTDEINQSCNEWSVGSPVEHANTPIHSECAVKKGRNSGRISKKLGRASSVSHTGAVRRSATKQELRCASVQKFIVRRSRENLSSKSPQNSAQRLGTINRLNRPHNFVSRTVLRMELCSACGRRITFGKASYKCLVCRLVVHPACRQLLIQTCVPPSVPRANFTPQTSRNLPTPHHVSAYIPISPLTQPQTHGYGDPLLPSPTFANRMRSRNLSLSLLCPSDQFPRVPALVIHCVNEVMARGMKTVGLYRVSGSEKQVRDLYEKFLRSRSTPSLALIEDIHVVCGCLKLFLRSLEEPLVTYLQRPNFVGASEQYSTNPTKAYDCVLNVLKNLPTPNRHTLSFIMLHLKAVSKTPLCQMGEENLAKVFGPTLVGYSCPEPQVMQAISETKPQQDVLRLLFNISDDVYSSFLSDWDNTSEENNEPRTTYFTSLTTDMNSSELTPNSYNNNNNNSNRLCDIGGSTRKGFLPNLLSSFRDMSS